The stretch of DNA CCCCCCCCCCCCCCCCCCCCCCCCCCCGCCCGCCCCCCGCCCCCCCCCCCCCCCCGCGGCCGGGCGCCGGAGGGACAAGAGGTCATCCGGCCCCTGTCCGACCCCATCAAGAAGACGGGGGGCCTCATCATCCTGCGGGGAAACCTGGCTCCCGAAGGGTGCGTGCTGAAGATCTCCGGCGTCGACCGGGACGGTCACACGGGTCCGGCCCGGGTCTTCGACCGGGAGGAACCGGCGTTCGCCGCCATTAAGCAAGGCCGGATCAAGGCGGGAGACGTCATTGTGATCCGCAACGAAGGCCCCGTGGGCGGACCGGGCATGCGAGAACTCCTGCAGGTCACCGGAGCCGTGCAGGGTTCCGGCCTGGGCGACAAGGTGGCTCTGATCACGGACGGGCGCTTTTCGGGCGCCACCCGGGGCTTCGTGGTGGGGCACGTGGCTCCCGAAGCGGCCGTCGGCGGACCCCTGGCCGCCTTGCGGGATGGCGACATCATCACGCTGGACATCGAGGCACGGGTGATGAACGTGGACTTGAGCGACGAGGAGATCCGGGGCCGCCTCCGGAACTGGAAGCCCCCCGCGGAGCGGTCCAGGACCGGCGTCCTGGCCAAGTACGCCCGTACGGTCTCCTCACCCTCGGACGGCGCCGTTACCTTTCCGCTCGACTGATTCCGAGCGCGGCCCCGCGCTCGGCACAGGCATCCCGGATCAGCCCCCGGACGCCGGGCCGTTCGACGTCTTCAACCGTCCGCATCTTGACATGGCGCATCCTGACGCCGGTCCCTTCCAGCAGCTTCTCCGGGTCCGCCAGGCTCGTGCCCCGGTAGAAGCCGAGATTGACCCAGGACTTGAACGGCATGATGTATGCGTACCCGTCGATCATTTTCCGGGGCCCGCAACCGTAAGTCGCGGCCCGGTCGCCCAGGCGCACCACTTCGCAGGCATCCGGATGAATCTCCAGGATCACTGCGCGCAGACGATGGACGACGGGTACCAGCGGTCCGGTCGAGAGCCGGACCAAATCATCGAACCGGCCAATCCTGGCCTTCGTCATGCGATCTCTCCGGCGTCCCTATGCCGATCTTCTCCTGCCCGCCACCACGAGGGCGATTCCTCCGAACAGAGCTCCCACGATCATGGTGTAGCCCACCCAGACGGTCATTTGGGGAACCACGCCCGACCAGAAAAACTTCCCCATGGCGCTCATCTCCGGAAACCCCGGAGGCGCGGCGTCGTAGTGGGTGCCCCAGTTGCCCAGAACCGCCGGCAGCGTGATGAGGATCACCGGAATCCGGGCCGCGAGGGCGTAGTAGAACAGGACCCTGCCCAATGCGCACCAGCCCCGGCAGGCGATGGACATTCCGGCGATTCCGCCGACGGCCGGAACCAGCATGGCAACCGGGTAGTTCTCGCCCACGAGCCAGCTGCCCCCGATAATGATGGCCACAGCCGCCGCCAGCCCCGCCGCCGAATAGGCGAGCACCCGGCCCGCGGAGGCGGGAGCACTGCCCGACCTGACCAGCTTCAAGGCGAAGTGGATCCCGAAGACCGGCACCAGCCAGGCGATCCCCACAATGGCACCGCCGCCGCCCGCTTCGGAATTGAACAACACCGGAGACCAACCGTTGAGCTCTCCGGTCAGGCGCAGGATGGTCACGGCCAAGGTGATCACTCCCGGCACCAGAATCATCTCTTTGACCGAACCCGGTCCATTGCTGCTTTCGGCCATCATGCCCTCCCCTCGTTTCTCTGCAAATCGACTTTAGTATGGATCACCAGCGCGGAAAGTCCACCCCAAGAACAACCGTCCGGAGTTTGACTCAGTCCCGGTTTCAGCCTAGTCTCCAAGCGTCCATGGACGATAGTCTCCGTCACGACTCCAACAGGCCGCAAACCCCGTCGGCAGGAGAGACATTGAGGATGAGACCCCTAACGCGTTCTTGCTTTTCCCGACGGCGTCCCACCTGCATCGGGCTCCGGTCCCGCTTGGCGATGTTCCCCCTGCTGGCCCTCCTGATGCAGGTCTCGGAGGCCGGAGACTGGACGCAGTTTCGGGGTCCCAACGGGTCGGGTGTCTCCACCACCCGGGATCTGCCGCATCGTTTCGGCCCCCAGGAAAATGTCCACTGGAAAACTTCCCTTCCTCCGGGCCATTCCTCTCCCGTCTTTTCCCGGGAGAGCATTTTCGTGACCGGCTTCCAAGGAGAAATCCTCTCCACGACTGCTCTGGATCGGAAAACAGGAGAAATCCAGTGGACCCGGAACGTCGCCAGAAACAGAGAGGGCAAGCTCCACCGGGACAACTCCCCCGCCTCTCCCAGTCCGGTGACGGACGGAAGCAACGTCTACGTCTTTTTCCAGGATCTGGGCCTTCTCGCCTACGACGCACGGGGAAACGAACTCTGGCGGGTTTCGCTGGGGCCGTACAATACTCCTTTCGGGATCGCCGCCTCTCCGATTCTCGCCGGCAACCATGTCGTTCAGGTCTGCGACGGTGAATCCGGATCGTTCATGGTGGCGGTGGACAAGGAGACGGGACGGATCGCCTGGCGAAATGAGCGTCCCTTGATGAGACGCGGCTTCTCGACGCCGGTCCTCTACCGGCCTGACGGCGGAGAGCTCCAGGTCCTGGTTCCGGGGTCATTTCAACTGGTCGCCTATTCGGCGGCCACGGGCGAGAAGATCTGGTGGAGCCGAGGACTGACGTGGCAGATGAAACCGACGCCGGTCATGGACGGAGACTTCGCCTACGTCCTGGGGTGGGCGGGCGCCGCCGACCCGGGCAATCAGGAGGACGTGATCCCCTTTGACGAAGCCCTGAAGAAACACGATGGCAACGGCGACCGGAAACTCTCCGAGGAAGAAGCCGAGGGAGCGATTTCGCCCAACTTCTCCACGTCTTGGCGCAACATGGATCTTGATCTGGACGGCTACCTGGGAGAACGGGACTGGGAGCTGTTTCGTATGCGCCGGGCATCGGTCAACTCCATTCAGCGGATTCGCCTCGGAGGAACGGGCGACGTGACCGGGACCGCCCGGGGGTGGCAATACCACAAGAGCCTGCCCAACGTGCCCTCCCCTCTCCTTTACGACGGCGTCATCTACCTGATCAAGGACGGAGGCATCGTCACTGCTCTCGATCCGGACACCGGAGCCGTCCTGAAGCTGGCCAGGCTGACGGAGGCCATGAGCCGGTATTTCGCGTCTCCGGTCGGAGGCGACGGCAAGGTCTACCTGCTCGGAGAGAACGGCGACGTCCCGGTCCTGAAGGCCGGACCGGAATGGGAGGTGCTGGCCGTAAATCGAATGGGTGAGGATGCCTACGCCACGCCGGCGCTGGTTGACGGCAAGATCTATTTACGCACCGTCAGCGCCCTCTACTGTTTCGACTGAAAACCCACACCGGACCGCGGGATTCAAGGCGGAATTCGACCAGTTGGCGAAGCCGCGCGCTGCCGAGGATATTTCCGGCGGAGCCTTGCAGCCATCAGCTTCGCAAGTATAATCTCCACCTGTGTACGCCAAGCGATCCGGCTGATCGAAATAAATGGCGTGCGCGTCGGCGGTGAAAGCCCTGGACGGCGCCGAGCCCGGTGAGGCGCCCTGCCGACCAGGCGCGGGAAACTCTCAAGATCGGACATTCGACAAGGTTGGAGGTATCGGTTTTTTTATGCCTTCTTCATTTTTTCTTCATATTCCTTTCGTATCCTCCGAGTGCGGAAACTGAAACGGGAGCCCCGTGAAGCGCACAGGTCTGCTCATCCTCAGCTCGCTTCTGCTGCAACCTGGTGGCGCCTTCCTGACCGCCGGGCTGTCGTCGACTGTCCAGGAGAAAGGCCCCCGGGCGCAGCAGGACGAGCCTGGAAAAAAGGAATCGGCAGACCGACCTCAGGACCCGGACTCCCTCCGGCCCTACTGGAAGGATGGAGTCCGGCTCGAAACTCCGGACAAGCGTGTGAGTCTCAAGATCGGCGGACGAATCCAGGCCGACTGGATGTGGATCAACGAGGATCAAGCCGTGAGGGACGCCATCGGAGACCAAACCAGCGGCAGTGAATTCCGCAGGACGCGCCTATACATGTCGGGCGACCTGTACGGTAACTTGAGCTTCAAGAGCCAGTTCGACTTCGCCGGAGGGTCGACGGCGCTGAAAGACGTATTCGTCGCCTTCAAGTCGATCCCCGGATTCGGGAACGTCAAGGTCGGCCACTACAAGGAACCATTCAGCCTGGAGGAACTCACCAGCAGTAACTACATGACGTTCGTGGAGCGATCGGTGGCCAACGTCTTCTCCTACTCCAGGAATGTGGGACTGACCTTCTACAACTCCCAATTGGGCCAGCGATTGACCTGGGCCGCCGGCGTCTTCCGGGATACGGACAACGGCGGCACCAGCCTGGGAAACGGAGTCGGCAGCACCTTTCGCCTGACGGGTGTACCGGCCCTCGACAAGCAGAAGGACCGGCTGGCGCACCTGGGTGTCAGCTACAGTTTGAGACGGCCCAGCGACGGCGTCCTGCGTTGGCGGCAGCGCCCGGAACTCCACCTGACCGACCGTTACGTGGACACTCGTTCCTTTGCGGCCGATCGGGTTCAAATGCTGGTCCTGGAGGGCGCCGTGGTGAGCGGACCCTTTTCGGTCCAGTCCGAATACACCCACTCGGCGGCCCGGTCGCGAATCGCCGGAGACCCGGTTTTCGGGGGCTTCTATGTCTATGCCAGCGTCTTCCTGACCGGCGAGCAGCGGAACTACAAGGCTTCCTCGGGGTTCTTCGACCGGCTGCGGCCCCGAAAGAATTTCGCGCCGGGAGAGGGACCTGGGGCCTGGGAGCTGGCGCTCCGGTATTCCAGGCTCGACCTGACCGACCGCGCCATCCAGGGAGGCCGCCTCAACAACGTTACGGCGGCCGTGAATTGGTACCTGAATCCGGTGGCCCGGGTCATGTTCAACTATGTCCACGGCGACCTGTACGAGGTCGGCACCACCCACGCCGTGGTCACGCGGCTCCAACTGAATTTCTAATATCTGCAACCAGATGAGGAAACCGGATCGATGACGAAAATGATGCGCTGGCTGTGTCTTTCGGGGTTTCTCCTGACCTCTTGCGGCGGTGGCGACGATTCAGGCGGGATGCGCGGCCGAGTCAGGGTCGATGGTTCCAGCACGGTATTTCCCATCACCGAGGCCGTCGCCGAGGAATTTCTGAAGGTCCATGGCAGGGTCCAGGTCACGGTGGGGATTTCCGGGACGGGCGGAGGATTCAAGAAGTTCAGTGCCGGTGAAACCGACATCAACGACGCCTCCCGTCCCATCAAACCCATCGAGGAGGAGGCCGCCAAGGCGAACTCGG from Acidobacteriota bacterium encodes:
- a CDS encoding dihydroxy-acid dehydratase; its protein translation is PPPPPPPPPARPPPPPPPRGRAPEGQEVIRPLSDPIKKTGGLIILRGNLAPEGCVLKISGVDRDGHTGPARVFDREEPAFAAIKQGRIKAGDVIVIRNEGPVGGPGMRELLQVTGAVQGSGLGDKVALITDGRFSGATRGFVVGHVAPEAAVGGPLAALRDGDIITLDIEARVMNVDLSDEEIRGRLRNWKPPAERSRTGVLAKYARTVSSPSDGAVTFPLD
- a CDS encoding DUF1801 domain-containing protein, whose protein sequence is MTKARIGRFDDLVRLSTGPLVPVVHRLRAVILEIHPDACEVVRLGDRAATYGCGPRKMIDGYAYIMPFKSWVNLGFYRGTSLADPEKLLEGTGVRMRHVKMRTVEDVERPGVRGLIRDACAERGAALGISRAER
- a CDS encoding PQQ-binding-like beta-propeller repeat protein: MRPLTRSCFSRRRPTCIGLRSRLAMFPLLALLMQVSEAGDWTQFRGPNGSGVSTTRDLPHRFGPQENVHWKTSLPPGHSSPVFSRESIFVTGFQGEILSTTALDRKTGEIQWTRNVARNREGKLHRDNSPASPSPVTDGSNVYVFFQDLGLLAYDARGNELWRVSLGPYNTPFGIAASPILAGNHVVQVCDGESGSFMVAVDKETGRIAWRNERPLMRRGFSTPVLYRPDGGELQVLVPGSFQLVAYSAATGEKIWWSRGLTWQMKPTPVMDGDFAYVLGWAGAADPGNQEDVIPFDEALKKHDGNGDRKLSEEEAEGAISPNFSTSWRNMDLDLDGYLGERDWELFRMRRASVNSIQRIRLGGTGDVTGTARGWQYHKSLPNVPSPLLYDGVIYLIKDGGIVTALDPDTGAVLKLARLTEAMSRYFASPVGGDGKVYLLGENGDVPVLKAGPEWEVLAVNRMGEDAYATPALVDGKIYLRTVSALYCFD
- a CDS encoding porin; this translates as MKRTGLLILSSLLLQPGGAFLTAGLSSTVQEKGPRAQQDEPGKKESADRPQDPDSLRPYWKDGVRLETPDKRVSLKIGGRIQADWMWINEDQAVRDAIGDQTSGSEFRRTRLYMSGDLYGNLSFKSQFDFAGGSTALKDVFVAFKSIPGFGNVKVGHYKEPFSLEELTSSNYMTFVERSVANVFSYSRNVGLTFYNSQLGQRLTWAAGVFRDTDNGGTSLGNGVGSTFRLTGVPALDKQKDRLAHLGVSYSLRRPSDGVLRWRQRPELHLTDRYVDTRSFAADRVQMLVLEGAVVSGPFSVQSEYTHSAARSRIAGDPVFGGFYVYASVFLTGEQRNYKASSGFFDRLRPRKNFAPGEGPGAWELALRYSRLDLTDRAIQGGRLNNVTAAVNWYLNPVARVMFNYVHGDLYEVGTTHAVVTRLQLNF